The DNA region GGCGATGGGCGTCGGCTTCCTGGTGTGGGGCGACGTGCCGACGCCTGGCCTCATCGCCGGCTCGGCGGTGGTGGTGGGCTCGGGCCTGTTCCTGCTGTGGCACGAGACGCGGCGGCACAAGGAAAAGAAATAGCGGTTGGGGGTCAGCCGGCCCCCTCCCCGCCGCCGAGCGGCCCCGCCGCCAGCGCCGTCATGTCGAAGGCCTCGACGTCGCGCAACAGCGCGATGAAGGCGCGCGCGCCGTGATCCGCCGCGGCGCGGCCCTTCTCCGCCGTCGCGGCGGCGGCGTTGCCGACCACGCCCGCGGCATTGAGATCCTGCGCCATCCAGCCGAAGCCGACCGGGCTCGTCGCCCGCAGCCGGGCGAAGCGCGTCTCCATGTCCTCGGCGTGCGAGGCGAACTCCCGCGCCAGCTCCATGCGCACCAGATCGGGCCGGAACGCCAGCATCAGCGAGGTCTCGATCTCGCCGCCATGGATGCCGAAGCGCACCTCGTGCGCGCCGAACAGCCCCTCGGGATAGCCGAGCTTGTGCCAGGAGCAGGTGACGGCGAGCATACCGTGCCGTGCCCGCAGGTCGCGTGCCAGCAGGTCGGCGGCGGCGACATTGCCGCCATGGCTGGTGACGATGACGAGCTTGCGCAGGCCGGCGCGGTGAAGTGCCGCGCCGATGGCCTGCCAGCCGGCCAGCGCGGTGGCCGGCGCCAGACTCAGCGTGCCGGGAAAGGCGAGATGCTCGGGCGAGATGCCGATCGCCTGCACCGGCAGCAGCACCGCCGGCAGGTCGTCCGGCGAGAGCTCGGCCACCCGCGCCAGATAGCCCTCGGCGATGGCGGCGTCGGTGCCGAGCGGCAGATGCGGCCCGTGCTGCTCGACCGCGGCCAGCGGCAGCACGGCAATCCAGCGCGCGGTCTCGCCGGCCGCGATCTCGGGCCACGTCAGGTCCGTCCACCACCGCCGGGGCGGCATCGGCATGCTCCGACTCCTTTTTGCGCGCGCATTTTCTTCGCCGACATACAGATTTCACGAAGTCGCGGAAACTATCCGGTTGGCAGACTGCGTCGAATGGCTGCAAGAATTGACTGCAAGATGGCTGTGAGTTGACCGTGCCGGCGATGCCGGCAAGGATTTGGCGGGAGCTGGGCGATGAAGGACGGCAGCGCCAAGGACGTCTACACCAAGACAGTCGGCTACCGGCTCAATCACACGGCCCGGCTGCAGCGGGCGCGCGCCGCCCGCCTGTTGGCCGGCCTCGGCCTGTTTCCCGGCCAGGAGACGGTGCTGAAGCTCCTGGCCGAGGGCGACGGCCGCACCATGGGCGATCTTGCCGGCGCGCTGCGGGTGCGCCCGCCCACCGCCTCCAAGACCATCGCCCGCCTCGCCGTGCAGGGGCTGGTCGAGCGCCGGGCCTCGAACGGCGACGGCCGGCTGGTGCGCGTCCACCTGACCGAGGCGGGACGCGCGCGCGCCGACGCCATCGACGGCATCTGGCATGCGCTTGAGCAGGAAATGGTCGAGGGGCTGGACGGCAAGGACCGGAAGCGGCTGCGCAAGCTGCTGCGCCGGATCGAGAAGAACCTCGCCGCCCGGCTCGGCACCGAATCGCACGAGCACGAGGACGACGCCGAGGACGCCGACGACGAGCCGGTGCCCCCGACGATCAAGCCGGTCGCGGTATCAGATTAGGCTGGCAAGCACGCCGAGCCCGGCCATGATCGCCACGGTGGCGACCAGACCGCGTCGCGCCACGAACACCAGCGCCATGGCGATGGCGGCGAGCACGGCCGCCCGCACGTCGAAGCTCGCCGGGTCCGGCACCAGCAGCCGGACCGGACCAAGCCGGACGGTCTCGACGGCCGCGAACAGCGCGTGCAGCGCGAACCACGCCGCGAGGTGCGCCATCACCCCCACCACCGCCGCGGTGATGCCCTGGAGCGCCGCCGCCAGCCGGCGGTTGGCCTGCAGCGTCTCCAGCCATGGCGCACCGGCGAAGATCCACAGGAAGGACGGCGCGAACGTCACCCAGGTGGTGACGGCGGCGCCGAGCAGGCCGGCGGCGAGCGGCGCGAACGGCTCGGGCGCCCGGTAGGCGCCGAGGAAGCCCGCGAACTGCGTCACCAGGATCAGCGGCCCCGGCGTGGTCTCGGCAAGGCCGAGCCCGGTCAGCATGTCGGCAGGGCTCGCCCAGCCGCGCCCGACCGCCTGCTCGGCGAGATAGGCGAGAATGGCGTAGGCGCCGCCGAACGTCACAACCGCCAGCTTGGCGAAGAACGCCCCGATCTCGAACAGCACGTGGCCGGGGCCGAGCGTCGCGGCGATCAGGCCGAGCGGCGCAAGCCACAGCAGCGCGGCGATGGCGGCAGGCCACAGGCCCGCAGCCGCGGGCCGCGCCGCGGCCGGCGGCGCCTCGGCCGCGGCGGCGAACAGCAGGGCGCCGGCCAGTGCCGCGCCGGCCACCACCAACGGAAACGGCAGCGCGAACAGCCCCACCGCCAGCAGCGCGGCCACGGCCACCGCCTGCGCCTGACGCTGCTTCAGCACGCGGCGCGAGATGCGGATCAGCGCCTCCAGCACGATCGCCAGCACCGCCGCCTTGATGCCGAAGAACAGCCCGCCGATCAGCGGCGAGGTGGCGAACAGCACATAGGCGACGCTCAGCGCCAGCATCACCAGCGCGCCCGGCAGCACGA from Blastochloris tepida includes:
- a CDS encoding creatininase family protein, with the protein product MPPRRWWTDLTWPEIAAGETARWIAVLPLAAVEQHGPHLPLGTDAAIAEGYLARVAELSPDDLPAVLLPVQAIGISPEHLAFPGTLSLAPATALAGWQAIGAALHRAGLRKLVIVTSHGGNVAAADLLARDLRARHGMLAVTCSWHKLGYPEGLFGAHEVRFGIHGGEIETSLMLAFRPDLVRMELAREFASHAEDMETRFARLRATSPVGFGWMAQDLNAAGVVGNAAAATAEKGRAAADHGARAFIALLRDVEAFDMTALAAGPLGGGEGAG
- the chrA gene encoding chromate efflux transporter, translated to MTETPPTLAPTTLAPTLAGLTRAFLAVGILSFGGPAAQIALMHRLAVEDRGWLDEGQFLRALNFCMLLPGPEAQQLATYIGWRLKGWRGGVIAGGLFVLPGALVMLALSVAYVLFATSPLIGGLFFGIKAAVLAIVLEALIRISRRVLKQRQAQAVAVAALLAVGLFALPFPLVVAGAALAGALLFAAAAEAPPAAARPAAAGLWPAAIAALLWLAPLGLIAATLGPGHVLFEIGAFFAKLAVVTFGGAYAILAYLAEQAVGRGWASPADMLTGLGLAETTPGPLILVTQFAGFLGAYRAPEPFAPLAAGLLGAAVTTWVTFAPSFLWIFAGAPWLETLQANRRLAAALQGITAAVVGVMAHLAAWFALHALFAAVETVRLGPVRLLVPDPASFDVRAAVLAAIAMALVFVARRGLVATVAIMAGLGVLASLI
- a CDS encoding MarR family winged helix-turn-helix transcriptional regulator is translated as MKDGSAKDVYTKTVGYRLNHTARLQRARAARLLAGLGLFPGQETVLKLLAEGDGRTMGDLAGALRVRPPTASKTIARLAVQGLVERRASNGDGRLVRVHLTEAGRARADAIDGIWHALEQEMVEGLDGKDRKRLRKLLRRIEKNLAARLGTESHEHEDDAEDADDEPVPPTIKPVAVSD